The genomic stretch CGGTTAATCTAACTACCGGTCAGAGCTATTCCTTCACAGTAACTTACTCACCTACAGTCTTAGGCGACCATACAGGTTTGATAACCATCACGGATAACCTTAGCCGTAATGTAACTACAGTCAACCTTGCTGGAACGGGATTTGATCCCACAATCTCAAGCTTCCCATGGACTGAAGGTTTTGAGGTTAGCGCTGGAACATTACCCTTAAACTGGGTTGCCACAGAGGGTACTTCCGGTGCGTCACAGCATTGGAAAGCGACAACTTCTGATTCCTCTCATGGTGCCTCTGCTCCAGCCAGTGGAACGTCGTTTGCGTACCTTTACTGCTATTTGGCAAGTACTACATACAATCCCTACAGCATGATTACTCCTCCGGTAGCTCTGGATGCTACGACCAAACGGTTATCATATCAATATTGGATAGGATCAGCCACAGTTGAAGAACCTTTGTTTGTAGACATTTCGAATGATAATCAAGCTACTTGGACTACTCTATACACTCATTCAAATGCTAGTAATACAGGAGCATGGTTCCAAAATACCATTAGTCTAGAGGCATATGCTTCTTCAATTGTCTATCTACGCTTTAGAGGAATAAGCAATTATGGAAATGGAATGTGTGACCTAGGTATTGATGATGTTATTATTAGTGAGATCGTACCCGATGATCCTTACCCTGTTGACACTTTCACCGATGTTACAGCCACTGGCGACGGATTTGTGGGTGCGACAATCGTAGCAGGAGACTTGCCAGCTGTTCCAAACGCGGATAACTTCACCGTCTCCGGTAGCGGTATCATCAATCTGGTTGGTACCGGATCCGTTAACCTTCGTTTCGACTTTAACCCTGCTCTCACAGCCTCTCAATGGTTTGTGTACCTGTGGGAAGGACAATGGACAGCTGTTGCAGGTCCCCTTGATTATTGTGATGTAGAAGTTGACCTCAGCAGCAAAGCTCCTGGCGACCTTGGTTGGGCCTATGGCTCTGGTAGTGATCCCAGTCTGCCGGTGGAGCTTTCCTCCTTCACCGCAATCCTGGATTCCAATAACCATGCCGTTATCAGTTGGGTTACACAATCTGAAACCGGTGTTAGTGGATATTACATCCTGCGCAATACCGAGAAGAACCTTGAAGCAGCTGAGCAAATCAGCAGTTTAATCACTGCCTCCAATTCTTCACAACAGC from Candidatus Cloacimonadota bacterium encodes the following:
- a CDS encoding FlgD immunoglobulin-like domain containing protein, whose protein sequence is VNLTTGQSYSFTVTYSPTVLGDHTGLITITDNLSRNVTTVNLAGTGFDPTISSFPWTEGFEVSAGTLPLNWVATEGTSGASQHWKATTSDSSHGASAPASGTSFAYLYCYLASTTYNPYSMITPPVALDATTKRLSYQYWIGSATVEEPLFVDISNDNQATWTTLYTHSNASNTGAWFQNTISLEAYASSIVYLRFRGISNYGNGMCDLGIDDVIISEIVPDDPYPVDTFTDVTATGDGFVGATIVAGDLPAVPNADNFTVSGSGIINLVGTGSVNLRFDFNPALTASQWFVYLWEGQWTAVAGPLDYCDVEVDLSSKAPGDLGWAYGSGSDPSLPVELSSFTAILDSNNHAVISWVTQSETGVSGYYILRNTEKNLEAAEQISSLITASNSSQQQSYSFTDESIYEPGTYYYWLQVVDIDGSEAFSDPISVVYEYQEPEVPVIPQVTEFKNVYPNPFNPSTNISYALSEEQDVKFSIYNSRGQLVRQFNVGQKAAGNYRLVWDGTDYNGRTVTTGVYFIRMQAGRDSFHKKAVLMK